From Pseudomonas fluorescens:
GGTGTCGATGCCTACGACCGGATAGCCGATCTTGGCCATCTCGCCGGCCACGTCGCGGTCCAGGTCACGCCAGCCGCCATCGCCGGACAGGAACAGGGTCACGGTGTCCTTGGCCTGGCCTGCCGGCACTTCCACGACGGGAATCGCCAGGCCGCCGTTGTCCGAGCCCACCAGTTGCTTGCGCAGTTCGTTGTTCAGCACTTGCGGGTAGTGAATGTCGTAGTCGCTGATGCTGGTGGTGGCGCGCGGTGTGTCGCGGACGAAACTGGCGCTTTCATCGTCGGGGTTGTCATTCCATGCGACCAGCCAGTTGCCATGGGCGGATGTTTTCGGCAGCGGGTCCTTGCAGCCTTCCTGCACCAGGGCGAAGCCGACGGAAATGGCATTGGCCTTGTCGTCGTTCTGTGTGGCCAGCCAGCGCCAGGCGAGGGCGGCGCCAGGGCCAATGCCGCTGACCAGCGTCGCCGGGCCATTGAGCTGGCCCAGGGCGCCTTGCAGTGCTTGTTCCTGCAGCTTGCAGTCGTCCTTGGGCAGGATCACCTGGACAATCTGTGCCTTGCCGCCCTGGCTCAGGGCTATCAGTTGGCTGTCGGTCAGGGTTTCGTCGGCCATCACGGCCACGGCGACCCGGGCTTTCGCCGTACCGGCCGGGGTCACGCGGGTCATCACCGAGCCGTCGGCCTGGGGCAGTTGTTC
This genomic window contains:
- a CDS encoding virulence factor family protein, translating into MIRRSWRYVLAFVVLLALVLGGGYWYWNRPAPQPTLEQLPQADGSVMTRVTPAGTAKARVAVAVMADETLTDSQLIALSQGGKAQIVQVILPKDDCKLQEQALQGALGQLNGPATLVSGIGPGAALAWRWLATQNDDKANAISVGFALVQEGCKDPLPKTSAHGNWLVAWNDNPDDESASFVRDTPRATTSISDYDIHYPQVLNNELRKQLVGSDNGGLAIPVVEVPAGQAKDTVTLFLSGDGGWRDLDRDVAGEMAKIGYPVVGIDTLRYYWQHKTPEQSAKDLTELMQHYRQKWGTKRFVLTGYSFGADVLPAIYNRMPENEQQRVDAIILLAFARTGSFEIEVEGWLGNAGKEAATGPEMAKLPADKVVCIYGAEEVDESGCTDKTAVGEAVKLPGGHHFDENYPALAKRLVDIIVKHQAKAE